TGTCGGTCTTCGCCATGCTGAACTGGTTCTTCCTCTGGCATCGCACCGGTCAGGGCCTTTCGCGCGAAAGCTACGCTGAACTGGTCGCCAACATGGTGCTGGGCGGGCTGCCGGCGATGGCAGACTGACCGCTGCCCGATCAGCCGCAGCGGACTCGTGCGATCCGCCCGACTCCGTCAATCTCGATATTGAGACGTTTCGGGTTGTAGTCCATCGTGACTGCCTGGCCCGGATGGATGACCCGCATGGGCGCCGGGAAGGTCATCGCTGCAAGAATGTCTTCCGATTGACCGACCATGA
The Defluviimonas aquaemixtae DNA segment above includes these coding regions:
- a CDS encoding I78 family peptidase inhibitor, with translation MRIDWTFLAVATLGLGACVATVEPEPGPGSGADACGAADLQFMVGQSEDILAAMTFPAPMRVIHPGQAVTMDYNPKRLNIEIDGVGRIARVRCG